A genomic segment from Patescibacteria group bacterium encodes:
- a CDS encoding ATP-binding cassette domain-containing protein codes for MIEVNKLTKKFGHILAVDNVSFDINKGEVVGFLGPNGAGKTTTMRIITGFLSPDRGDVKIVGISVNKDPINARKLIGYLPENNPLYGDMLVSEMVNFTGKLQNIKKTKLKKSIEFIVNATGISEIYYRPIKELSKGYKQRVGIALALLGKPKVIILDEPTEGLDPNQRIEIRELIKNLAKDRTVILSTHVMQEASAVCSRLIVINKGRIISDGSPEDIARSTQPENIIVVKIQGNDVQKHIERLDDVQEFDLLQSNKDVLAAKIIVRQDRVVEPQISKLSRTYNWTIWKMYPQEKQLEDVFRILTSRKD; via the coding sequence ATGATTGAAGTTAATAAACTAACAAAAAAATTCGGACATATTTTAGCGGTTGATAATGTTTCTTTTGATATAAATAAAGGAGAAGTGGTAGGATTTTTAGGACCAAATGGAGCTGGTAAAACAACTACGATGAGAATTATCACAGGCTTTTTATCTCCGGACAGAGGAGATGTTAAAATTGTTGGCATTTCAGTAAACAAAGATCCAATCAATGCTCGTAAATTGATTGGATATTTGCCTGAAAATAATCCACTATATGGAGATATGCTTGTATCGGAGATGGTTAATTTTACTGGAAAATTACAAAATATAAAAAAAACAAAATTAAAAAAATCAATTGAATTTATAGTTAATGCAACTGGTATTTCAGAAATTTATTACAGACCAATTAAGGAGTTGTCTAAGGGGTATAAACAAAGAGTTGGGATTGCCTTGGCACTTTTGGGAAAACCAAAAGTTATTATTTTAGATGAACCAACCGAAGGGTTGGACCCTAATCAAAGAATTGAAATTAGAGAATTGATAAAAAATTTAGCAAAAGATAGAACTGTTATTTTGAGTACTCATGTTATGCAAGAGGCTTCAGCTGTTTGTAGTCGTTTGATTGTTATAAATAAAGGGAGAATAATAAGCGATGGTTCTCCAGAAGATATTGCTAGGTCAACTCAACCAGAAAACATCATTGTTGTTAAAATTCAAGGAAATGATGTTCAAAAACATATTGAAAGATTGGATGATGTTCAAGAATTTGATTTATTACAATCAAATAAGGATGTTTTGGCTGCTAAAATAATAGTGAGACAAGACAGGGTTGTAGAACCTCAAATTTCTAAATTATCTCGCACATATAATTGGACTATTTGGAAAATGTATCCTCAAGAAAAACAACTTGAAGATGTATTTAGAATTCTTACTTCGAGAAAAGATTAA
- a CDS encoding threonylcarbamoyl-AMP synthase, protein MELFDELNTKTAEIIMKGGLGVIPTDTIYGIVASALNKSAVTMIYKIRKRELDKPMIILIGNLNDLEIFNIRVDNKIRKALAGFWPGKTSIIFKCSDPKFSYLHRGKQTLAIRLPAGKKLRSWLKQTGPIVAPSANIAGMAYSKTVSQAQKYFSNKIDFYVDKGLISAKPSKVIEISKQKIIIKRK, encoded by the coding sequence ATGGAATTATTTGATGAACTAAACACAAAGACAGCTGAAATTATAATGAAGGGAGGCCTTGGCGTAATTCCAACTGATACAATTTATGGAATTGTAGCCAGTGCCTTAAACAAAAGCGCAGTAACCATGATTTATAAAATAAGGAAAAGAGAGTTAGATAAACCAATGATTATTTTAATAGGGAATTTAAATGATTTAGAAATATTTAATATAAGAGTAGATAATAAAATAAGAAAAGCTTTAGCTGGTTTTTGGCCAGGAAAAACAAGTATTATTTTTAAATGTTCTGACCCTAAGTTTTCATATCTTCATAGAGGAAAACAAACGTTAGCAATAAGATTACCTGCTGGCAAAAAATTAAGAAGTTGGTTAAAACAAACAGGACCAATAGTAGCCCCTAGTGCTAACATAGCTGGCATGGCCTATTCTAAAACAGTCAGCCAAGCTCAAAAATATTTTTCTAATAAAATAGATTTTTATGTTGACAAAGGACTAATTAGCGCTAAACCATCTAAGGTTATTGAAATAAGCAAACAAAAGATAATTATAAAAAGAAAATAA
- a CDS encoding magnesium transporter, which produces MNNKIKIISEKIIAKTIKYKWGKDMAGRKMIKLIPIVSPGDSIEKIKNQLADKIKNKYIDTINYIYVVDYNKKLVGVFSIKKIFKEPNSKQAKDIMIKNLISVSPKTDQEDVVWLALKNNIKSIPVVDKNQVLLGIVPSDKILKILDKEYGEDLLHIAGIYAPGSHLSNILSVSLIALIKQRIPWLIIGLGGGLLSAAIIGFFKESLEENLILAMFIPIIVYMSGAVGSQTRVLFVRDMAMTSKLPLLKYYLKHIKISFSLAIFLSSLLFLVVFFVGDSFNLALALGIAMLLTILWGAVLSLVLPYLLNRFKFDPALSAGPFTTTIQDISSIIIYFLTANIIL; this is translated from the coding sequence ATGAATAATAAAATTAAAATAATATCAGAAAAAATCATTGCCAAAACCATTAAATATAAGTGGGGGAAAGATATGGCTGGGCGAAAAATGATAAAGTTAATCCCAATTGTTAGTCCAGGAGATAGTATTGAGAAGATAAAAAATCAACTAGCAGATAAAATTAAGAATAAATACATAGATACAATAAATTATATTTATGTAGTGGATTATAATAAAAAATTAGTTGGTGTTTTTTCAATAAAAAAAATATTTAAAGAGCCAAATAGCAAGCAAGCCAAAGACATAATGATTAAAAATCTTATTTCGGTTTCTCCTAAAACAGATCAAGAGGATGTGGTTTGGTTGGCTCTTAAAAATAATATAAAGTCAATCCCGGTTGTTGACAAAAACCAAGTTTTATTAGGGATTGTTCCAAGTGATAAAATTTTAAAGATATTAGATAAAGAATATGGAGAAGATTTATTACACATAGCTGGTATATATGCTCCTGGTTCGCATTTAAGTAACATTTTAAGTGTTTCTTTAATTGCTTTAATAAAACAAAGAATACCATGGTTAATTATAGGACTTGGTGGTGGACTACTTTCAGCTGCAATAATTGGATTTTTTAAAGAATCATTGGAGGAAAATCTAATTTTAGCAATGTTTATTCCTATCATTGTTTATATGAGTGGAGCAGTTGGATCTCAAACAAGAGTTCTTTTTGTGAGAGACATGGCCATGACTTCTAAATTGCCATTATTAAAATATTATTTAAAACATATAAAAATAAGTTTTTCTTTAGCAATCTTTTTAAGCTCACTTCTTTTTTTGGTTGTATTTTTTGTTGGTGATTCATTTAATTTAGCTTTAGCTCTTGGCATAGCTATGCTACTGACCATTTTATGGGGAGCTGTTTTATCTTTAGTGCTTCCTTATCTTTTAAATAGATTCAAATTTGACCCAGCTCTTAGTGCGGGCCCATTCACAACAACAATACAAGATATTTCAAGCATTATAATATATTTTTTAACAGCAAATATTATTCTTTAA
- the polX gene encoding DNA polymerase/3'-5' exonuclease PolX: MDNKQVSEIFNQMADILEIKQANRFKIIAFRRAGETIKQMPVNVRTIYQSGNLEDIPGVGIALAGKIKELIKTGTCSEFEKLKKEIPRGVVKLLEIQGIGPKRVALFFNKFNVKSIRALEKLIKSKKLDKLKGWGDKSQADILHKITVYKRFKNRFLLGKIYPLANNIINQLTKEKLIDKAAICGSVRRGKETVGDLDILVTSKKPLQAIDFFCSMNFVKKILLKGNTKARVLIKSGPETDLRVVKPASFGSAMHYFTGSRSHNIKLRKLGISKGLKINEYGVFKNNRKIAGRTETSVFEAVKIPFIPPEIREGMNEIKIAQENKLPKLINFNDIKGDLHLHTKWSDGTRTIIEMAKHCQAIGYKYIAITDHASPLKIVNGLDKHRILKYIKAIKLADKKVKGIKILAGAEVDIKKDGSLFLPDKILKKLDLVIASVHSGFKMNEIEMTRRIKIAIRNPCVHIIGHPTGRLINRREPYKVDMEEILKTAKDAQKIIEINAFYTRLDLNAIHVKMAKDIGVKMVISTDSHSTSHLNTMFYGILTARRGWLEVKDVVNAKSFKQFARQLKIQD, encoded by the coding sequence ATGGACAACAAACAAGTATCAGAGATTTTTAATCAAATGGCTGATATTTTAGAGATAAAACAAGCTAATAGATTTAAAATTATTGCTTTTCGTAGAGCTGGAGAAACAATTAAACAAATGCCAGTTAATGTTAGGACTATTTATCAATCAGGGAATTTGGAAGATATTCCGGGCGTAGGGATTGCGCTGGCAGGTAAAATTAAAGAACTAATTAAAACTGGAACATGTTCAGAGTTTGAAAAATTAAAAAAGGAAATCCCCAGAGGAGTAGTAAAATTATTAGAAATACAAGGAATAGGTCCCAAAAGAGTGGCTCTTTTTTTTAATAAATTTAACGTAAAATCAATTAGAGCGCTTGAAAAATTAATAAAATCAAAAAAATTAGATAAACTTAAGGGGTGGGGAGATAAAAGCCAAGCAGACATTCTTCATAAAATAACAGTTTATAAAAGATTTAAAAATCGTTTTTTATTAGGAAAAATTTATCCTTTAGCTAATAATATTATTAACCAACTAACCAAAGAAAAATTAATAGATAAAGCTGCTATTTGTGGTTCCGTAAGAAGAGGAAAAGAAACAGTAGGGGATTTAGATATTTTAGTGACATCTAAAAAACCATTGCAAGCAATTGATTTTTTTTGTTCAATGAATTTTGTAAAAAAAATATTATTAAAAGGAAACACCAAAGCTCGAGTTCTTATTAAAAGTGGCCCTGAGACAGATTTAAGAGTAGTAAAGCCAGCTAGTTTTGGGTCAGCTATGCATTATTTTACTGGTTCAAGGTCCCATAATATTAAGCTTCGTAAGTTAGGGATATCAAAAGGATTGAAAATTAATGAATATGGTGTTTTTAAAAACAATCGAAAGATAGCTGGCCGAACAGAAACAAGTGTGTTTGAGGCAGTAAAAATCCCTTTTATTCCTCCTGAAATAAGGGAAGGGATGAATGAAATAAAAATAGCTCAAGAGAACAAGTTGCCAAAATTAATAAATTTTAATGATATTAAAGGAGATTTACACTTGCACACAAAATGGTCTGATGGGACTAGAACAATAATTGAAATGGCTAAACATTGTCAGGCAATAGGATATAAATATATTGCAATCACAGATCATGCCTCTCCATTAAAAATTGTAAACGGACTGGATAAGCATAGAATATTAAAATACATCAAAGCAATAAAATTGGCTGATAAAAAAGTAAAAGGAATAAAAATTTTAGCAGGAGCAGAAGTTGATATCAAAAAAGATGGTTCATTATTTTTGCCAGATAAAATTTTAAAAAAATTAGATTTAGTCATAGCTTCGGTTCATTCAGGGTTTAAGATGAACGAAATAGAGATGACTAGAAGAATTAAAATAGCCATTAGAAATCCTTGTGTTCATATTATAGGACATCCAACTGGCAGATTAATAAACAGAAGAGAACCATATAAAGTTGATATGGAAGAAATTTTAAAAACAGCTAAAGATGCTCAGAAAATAATAGAAATAAATGCATTTTACACTCGCCTTGATTTAAATGCCATACATGTTAAAATGGCTAAAGACATTGGTGTTAAAATGGTTATTTCAACAGACTCGCATTCAACTAGCCATCTTAATACAATGTTTTACGGCATTTTAACTGCTCGGAGAGGGTGGTTAGAAGTAAAAGATGTAGTTAATGCCAAAAGCTTTAAACAATTTGCACGACAATTAAAAATTCAAGATTAA
- a CDS encoding DUF4340 domain-containing protein codes for MSKKLIITFAVIFLLLGLIVLYPFIENRNTNNKTKIDTNFLVGINLNLIEKIRIKSIDEDEILLEKDDDLWSVNGFQADKEIVNNFLNSLKNIKVDKIVSKNPSNHKEFLLGNDLGKEIIIIQEDNIISFLTGKKGVEYNSVYLRWPNQDEVYLVKTNINDFLIKQSQEWENKDINVNTDKNID; via the coding sequence ATGTCTAAAAAATTAATAATTACATTTGCTGTTATATTTCTTTTGCTGGGGCTAATTGTTCTTTATCCTTTTATTGAAAATAGAAATACAAACAATAAAACAAAAATTGACACAAATTTTTTAGTAGGCATAAATTTGAATTTAATTGAAAAAATAAGAATAAAATCAATTGATGAAGATGAAATTCTTTTAGAAAAAGACGATGATTTATGGTCAGTGAATGGCTTTCAAGCAGACAAGGAAATTGTAAATAATTTTTTGAATAGTTTAAAAAATATAAAAGTAGATAAAATTGTTTCAAAAAATCCAAGCAATCATAAAGAATTTTTGCTTGGGAATGACTTGGGTAAAGAAATTATTATAATCCAGGAAGATAATATAATAAGTTTTTTGACTGGGAAAAAAGGAGTTGAATACAATTCTGTTTATTTAAGATGGCCCAACCAAGATGAAGTATATCTAGTAAAAACAAATATAAATGATTTTTTGATTAAACAATCTCAAGAATGGGAGAATAAAGATATTAATGTAAATACAGATAAAAATATAGATTAA
- a CDS encoding Gldg family protein yields the protein MNKKNILTIIKKELSAYFNNPTAYVIVAAFLFMAEFLFFKQAFLIGQSSLQSLFFLLPWLFLLFIPAITMGSISQEKNQSTLEFLLTKPLKEIDLIIGKLLSSLIFVTISLSFFIPIAASFSTLGNFDWGAFVTQYLAAVFLAGVLISLGIFVSSYFDNQISSFLISAISSFFIIIIGFDIITASLPYWLANITGELSVLTHFTSMSRGVIDFRDVWYFISFVSLFSALAYLRLMKNKYSNQAKRYRTYKTGILLFIGIVIFTNIIGARLPGRIDLTQDKIFTLTTTTKNTLKDLDDIVNITLYVSKDLPARVKPVMNEIKYTLNDYKKLAKGNIQVDLKNPTVNPAVVNEMRSYGVNEMQFNVIEQEELKIKKGTLGIVVSYGSKYETIPFVQDTRDLEYNLTKFITKLTNKNKKKIVFFDGYGSKKIEDFSLIRQELEQQFEVSSFEINLETPEVPSNTNLLIIPGVSEQIDESVLQGLDNYVKNKGAIMVLLDGVFINPQAQQINKNETNLILWLKDNYGITLNNDLVYDLQSNEMVSFGGGFFSYSLPYPLWVRGLPLDNIPITNRISNIVLPWTSSLKVNETKALEQGFNPMVLFTTSQSAGSIKENYNIAPDQTFPKDNLAKQDLIIALEPKQLKSNLGRIIVVPDSDFLSNAHIQGSIQNSAFALESSSWLSQEISLAGIKIKQKNNNKLLFQNQNQPKLIKYINLSISIIIPFIIGFTYLLKRRNKQQLTYLS from the coding sequence ATGAATAAAAAAAATATCTTAACAATTATAAAAAAAGAGTTATCAGCTTATTTTAATAATCCAACTGCTTATGTTATTGTGGCTGCTTTTTTATTTATGGCCGAGTTTTTATTTTTCAAACAAGCATTTCTTATTGGACAAAGTTCTTTGCAATCTTTATTTTTTTTATTGCCATGGCTGTTTCTTTTATTTATACCAGCTATTACCATGGGCTCAATCTCGCAAGAAAAAAATCAATCAACTCTTGAGTTCCTTTTAACAAAACCTTTAAAAGAAATAGACCTTATTATTGGAAAGCTTTTATCATCTTTAATTTTTGTAACAATAAGTTTATCATTTTTTATTCCCATAGCAGCTAGCTTTTCTACTTTGGGAAATTTTGATTGGGGAGCATTTGTAACACAATATTTAGCAGCAGTATTTTTAGCAGGTGTTTTAATAAGTTTAGGTATATTTGTTTCAAGTTATTTTGACAATCAAATTTCATCATTTTTAATTTCTGCTATATCAAGTTTTTTTATTATAATTATTGGATTTGACATTATTACAGCTAGTTTGCCTTATTGGTTGGCAAATATTACAGGAGAATTGTCTGTTCTAACCCACTTTACTTCAATGTCTCGTGGAGTTATTGATTTTAGAGATGTCTGGTATTTTATATCTTTTGTATCGTTATTTTCAGCTTTGGCTTATTTGCGTCTAATGAAGAACAAATATAGCAATCAAGCCAAGAGATACAGGACATATAAAACAGGTATTTTATTATTTATTGGCATAGTCATCTTTACAAATATTATTGGTGCTCGCTTGCCTGGTAGAATTGATTTAACTCAAGATAAAATTTTTACATTAACAACCACAACCAAAAACACACTGAAAGATTTAGATGATATTGTTAATATCACATTATATGTATCAAAAGATTTGCCTGCTCGTGTTAAGCCAGTTATGAATGAAATAAAATATACTTTAAATGATTATAAAAAACTAGCAAAAGGGAATATTCAGGTTGATTTAAAAAATCCAACAGTTAATCCAGCGGTTGTTAATGAAATGAGGTCATATGGAGTTAATGAAATGCAATTTAATGTTATTGAACAAGAGGAATTAAAAATAAAAAAAGGAACATTAGGAATTGTGGTTTCTTATGGTTCAAAATACGAAACAATACCATTTGTTCAAGATACAAGAGATTTGGAATATAATTTAACTAAATTTATAACTAAATTAACAAATAAAAATAAAAAGAAAATTGTTTTTTTTGATGGTTATGGGTCAAAAAAAATAGAAGACTTTAGCTTAATAAGACAAGAACTTGAACAACAATTTGAAGTTAGTAGTTTTGAAATTAATCTTGAAACACCAGAAGTTCCAAGTAATACTAACTTGTTAATTATTCCGGGAGTGTCAGAGCAAATTGATGAATCAGTTTTGCAAGGGCTTGATAACTATGTTAAAAACAAAGGAGCGATTATGGTTTTATTGGACGGCGTTTTTATAAATCCTCAGGCACAGCAGATTAACAAAAATGAGACCAATTTGATATTATGGCTAAAAGATAATTACGGGATAACATTAAATAATGATTTGGTTTATGATTTGCAGTCAAACGAGATGGTTTCTTTTGGTGGAGGATTTTTTAGCTATAGTTTACCATACCCATTATGGGTTAGGGGATTACCATTAGACAATATTCCAATCACTAATAGAATCTCTAATATTGTTTTGCCTTGGACCAGTTCTTTAAAGGTAAATGAAACAAAGGCATTGGAACAAGGATTTAATCCAATGGTTTTATTTACTACAAGTCAGTCAGCCGGGTCTATAAAAGAAAATTATAATATAGCTCCTGACCAAACTTTTCCTAAGGATAATTTAGCTAAACAAGATTTAATAATTGCTTTAGAACCAAAGCAATTAAAATCAAATTTAGGCAGGATTATAGTGGTTCCAGATTCTGACTTTCTTTCTAATGCTCATATTCAGGGAAGTATTCAAAACAGCGCTTTTGCGCTTGAATCATCTTCATGGCTAAGTCAAGAGATATCATTGGCTGGTATAAAAATAAAACAAAAAAATAATAATAAACTTTTATTTCAAAATCAAAATCAACCAAAATTAATTAAATATATTAATTTATCAATTAGTATCATAATCCCTTTTATAATTGGGTTTACTTATTTATTAAAAAGACGCAACAAGCAACAACTAACTTATTTGTCTTAA
- the dnaX gene encoding DNA polymerase III subunit gamma/tau, giving the protein MNKIMVIYRKYRPQKFKDVIGQANIIEILQGQIKQDKIAHAYLFTGPRGLGKTTISRLIAKAVNCQTRKKGESEPCNKCSNCQNITQARFLDLIELDAASHTGVDNVRENIISISRIPPSAGKYKIFIIDECHMLSKSAFNALLKTLEEPPANVIFILATTEIFKLPDTIISRCQRFDLAKVSIDEIIKRLAKIVKAEKIRVNPQVLESIAIRSEGCVRDAESLLNQVLAIDTKKITAKQAELVIPLAQSGLLFEFSSVIFKKNDARAIKMINDFIDKGMNVEQFNTELIEFLRRIMLIKIGTVKQSVFWKYDEQFFKKMTKLAKEVELNDLILFIEEFIKAKVQFRYNEIAQLPLELAVLKICN; this is encoded by the coding sequence TTGAATAAAATTATGGTTATTTATAGAAAATATCGACCACAAAAATTTAAAGATGTGATTGGACAAGCCAATATTATTGAGATTTTACAAGGGCAAATAAAACAAGATAAAATAGCTCATGCTTATTTATTTACAGGCCCAAGAGGGCTAGGAAAAACAACCATTTCTCGCTTAATCGCTAAAGCAGTAAATTGTCAAACAAGAAAAAAGGGAGAATCAGAACCATGCAATAAATGCTCAAATTGTCAAAACATCACTCAAGCAAGATTTCTTGATTTAATAGAGCTTGATGCAGCTTCACATACAGGAGTTGATAATGTTAGGGAAAATATTATTTCAATTAGTCGTATTCCGCCATCCGCTGGAAAATATAAAATATTTATTATTGATGAATGTCATATGCTTAGCAAGTCAGCTTTTAATGCCTTGTTAAAAACATTAGAAGAACCACCTGCTAATGTTATTTTTATTTTGGCAACCACGGAAATTTTTAAACTACCTGATACAATTATTTCAAGATGTCAGAGATTTGACTTGGCAAAAGTTTCTATTGATGAAATTATTAAAAGATTAGCTAAAATTGTTAAAGCAGAAAAAATTAGAGTTAATCCTCAAGTATTAGAATCAATTGCTATTAGAAGTGAAGGATGTGTCAGGGATGCTGAAAGTTTATTAAATCAGGTATTAGCTATTGATACTAAAAAAATAACAGCCAAACAAGCAGAATTAGTAATTCCGTTGGCTCAATCAGGATTGTTATTTGAGTTTTCATCTGTAATATTTAAAAAAAATGATGCTCGTGCAATTAAAATGATTAATGATTTTATAGATAAAGGAATGAATGTTGAACAATTTAATACAGAATTGATTGAGTTTTTAAGAAGAATTATGCTTATAAAAATTGGCACTGTAAAACAGAGTGTTTTTTGGAAATATGATGAACAATTTTTCAAAAAAATGACTAAACTTGCCAAAGAAGTTGAATTAAATGATTTAATTTTATTTATAGAAGAGTTTATCAAAGCAAAAGTGCAATTCAGATACAATGAAATCGCACAATTGCCTTTAGAATTAGCAGTTTTAAAAATTTGTAATTAA
- a CDS encoding M23 family metallopeptidase produces the protein MEYISKIKQSDLTKIYYWLIVFGILSFLLFGNFFLKNIVIAQNNSKNNNQTKHVLPNNQSDNLLNIPNVAERQTQPEFIIKEYIVQSGDVFSLLAEELGITNERIHQIINNSNNVYDFASIMAGNSIQSFFDFKTNEFVKMVYNINENNYILIENTNLDIIVKKIKREYDIKLTKVRGIVDESFYLAGQTAGLKDKTIMEMADIFAWDIDFGMEVKQGDVFEFLYEKRFLDGQEVSPGKILIASYNNQNNVHTALYYKDPEGSWDYYDINGHNLRRQFLRSPINYRYISSGFSYKRMHPVWGVYTTHTSIDYAASCGTPVYVPGDGIITFAGWKNYVYGYTVEVRHNGVYQTRYSHLSNFAKGIKYGTKVKQGQIVAFVGTTGTSTGCHLDYGMKKYGQAVNPLLQKFDRSDPVKADFVGNFEFEKNILINLLKE, from the coding sequence ATGGAATATATTTCTAAAATTAAACAATCTGATTTAACTAAGATTTATTACTGGCTCATTGTTTTCGGTATTTTATCATTTTTATTATTTGGTAACTTTTTTTTAAAAAATATTGTTATAGCTCAAAACAATTCTAAAAACAATAATCAAACAAAACATGTTTTACCAAATAATCAGTCGGATAATTTATTAAACATTCCTAATGTTGCTGAGAGGCAAACACAACCAGAATTTATTATCAAAGAATATATAGTGCAGTCAGGAGATGTGTTTTCACTACTAGCAGAAGAATTAGGCATAACTAATGAACGAATTCATCAAATTATAAATAATTCAAACAATGTTTATGATTTTGCCAGCATAATGGCTGGAAATTCTATTCAGTCATTTTTTGATTTCAAAACAAATGAATTTGTAAAAATGGTCTATAATATAAATGAAAATAATTATATTTTAATAGAAAATACTAATTTAGATATAATAGTAAAAAAAATTAAAAGAGAATATGACATTAAACTAACAAAAGTGAGAGGCATTGTAGACGAATCTTTTTATCTTGCCGGACAAACTGCCGGACTTAAAGACAAAACCATAATGGAAATGGCTGATATTTTTGCATGGGACATTGATTTTGGCATGGAAGTCAAACAAGGAGATGTGTTTGAATTTTTATATGAAAAACGCTTTTTAGATGGACAAGAAGTGTCTCCTGGAAAAATATTAATTGCTAGTTATAATAATCAAAATAATGTTCATACGGCCTTATATTATAAAGACCCTGAAGGAAGTTGGGATTATTATGATATAAATGGTCATAATTTGCGTAGACAATTTCTTCGTTCGCCTATAAACTATAGGTATATTAGTTCAGGATTCAGTTATAAGCGAATGCATCCTGTTTGGGGAGTATATACAACTCATACTTCAATTGATTATGCTGCCTCTTGTGGTACGCCTGTGTATGTTCCCGGGGATGGCATAATTACATTCGCGGGTTGGAAAAATTATGTTTATGGTTATACGGTTGAAGTAAGACATAATGGAGTTTATCAAACAAGATACTCTCATCTTTCTAATTTTGCCAAAGGAATAAAATATGGTACTAAAGTCAAACAAGGACAAATAGTTGCTTTTGTTGGCACAACAGGAACTTCAACAGGTTGCCATCTTGATTATGGAATGAAAAAATATGGACAAGCAGTAAATCCGTTGTTACAAAAATTCGACCGTTCAGACCCGGTTAAAGCAGATTTTGTAGGAAATTTTGAATTTGAAAAAAATATCCTTATAAACCTATTGAAAGAATAG
- a CDS encoding YjbQ family protein, translated as MIKEITILSKQRYEMIDITDKLEEIIKKASIKNGLALIFVRHSTAGVILTENEAGLKQDWINFFKRMMSGIDFKHNQIDNNADSHILAGLMGQGRTISIENNKLNRGFWQQIFLAEFDGPRTRTIIIKII; from the coding sequence ATGATTAAAGAAATTACAATTTTAAGCAAGCAAAGATATGAAATGATTGATATTACTGATAAATTAGAAGAAATTATTAAAAAAGCAAGCATTAAAAATGGATTAGCTCTTATATTTGTTCGTCATTCTACGGCCGGAGTTATTTTAACTGAAAATGAAGCAGGATTAAAACAAGATTGGATTAATTTTTTTAAAAGAATGATGTCTGGGATTGATTTTAAACATAACCAAATTGACAATAATGCTGATTCACATATTTTGGCCGGCTTAATGGGGCAGGGGAGAACTATTTCAATTGAGAATAATAAATTAAATAGAGGATTTTGGCAACAAATTTTTTTAGCTGAATTTGATGGCCCTAGAACAAGGACAATAATAATTAAAATTATATAA